Proteins encoded within one genomic window of Patescibacteria group bacterium:
- a CDS encoding NUDIX domain-containing protein — protein sequence MSSANTGSTDNIRFAVLAADTVLLTFQNDKLFVRLVSVNRPPHFPEGSKGLPGGLLFPDEVAEQSAARHIQTKGGINPDKVYLEQLYTFSEVDRDPRGRVVAVAYLAVVPWDRLDPIEKQNNNDAWWSEVSKTGNLAYDHNKILDMALTRLRHRISYSTIVCKLLPNEFSLTELQDIFSVVLSKKLDKRNFRKKILKLDILKPLSHKQDSRPYRPARLYTYKSSDVEEIDII from the coding sequence ATGTCATCAGCAAATACTGGCTCAACTGATAATATCCGTTTTGCCGTTTTGGCCGCCGATACGGTGCTGCTGACTTTTCAAAATGATAAATTATTTGTCAGATTAGTGTCTGTTAATCGCCCACCACATTTCCCCGAAGGGAGTAAAGGCTTGCCAGGGGGGCTACTATTTCCCGATGAAGTCGCAGAACAATCCGCTGCCAGACATATACAAACAAAAGGCGGAATTAATCCTGATAAAGTATACTTGGAGCAACTTTACACATTTAGTGAGGTTGATCGTGATCCACGTGGCCGGGTTGTCGCAGTAGCATATTTGGCCGTAGTACCATGGGATCGACTTGATCCAATCGAAAAACAGAATAATAACGACGCATGGTGGAGTGAGGTTAGCAAAACTGGAAATCTAGCCTACGATCACAATAAAATTTTAGATATGGCTTTAACAAGACTTCGCCATCGTATTTCTTACTCAACGATTGTATGTAAGTTATTACCAAATGAATTTAGTTTGACCGAATTGCAAGATATTTTTTCGGTTGTATTATCAAAAAAACTTGATAAAAGAAATTTCCGAAAAAAAATACTCAAATTAGATATTCTGAAACCACTCTCCCACAAACAAGATAGTCGACCATACCGACCCGCGCGGCTATATACATACAAATCTTCGGACGTTGAAGAAATAGATATCATTTAA
- a CDS encoding ABC transporter permease — protein sequence MIKLFIADIKLLFRNKQQLFWSLMFPLIFTVIFGFFFGSDTTSAGTVALINNANTPVASSLESVMNSAKVFKVQKETNIDDAKKLLKNSKVVAVVVIPADFGAQSVSASKNLQLISDPGNAQSNSIVSGFLNQFLTTLNFQSQGIKPIYGIDQQNTSTNTFNYFDFVLVGLIGMALMNSSVQGVAISMAQYRDDQILKRVTTTPLPSWKFIIAQVLSRLIVNVIQVGLILGIGVYAFNGHIYGNLGMIFALAMLGGILFQLLGFTVASLTKTTQAAEGMATAVTIPMMFLAGVFFPIDSLPKWLNSIVQYLPLAPLLRMIRTAGLEAVSPFENPINIVIVCGWIVILLAISSLKFKMNPE from the coding sequence ATGATAAAACTATTTATTGCCGATATTAAATTACTTTTCCGAAACAAACAACAATTGTTTTGGTCACTAATGTTTCCGCTCATTTTCACCGTAATATTTGGCTTTTTCTTCGGAAGCGACACCACTTCCGCCGGTACGGTAGCATTAATTAACAATGCCAATACTCCGGTAGCATCATCGCTTGAATCTGTCATGAACAGCGCCAAAGTATTCAAGGTACAAAAAGAAACCAACATAGATGATGCCAAAAAATTGCTAAAAAACAGCAAAGTGGTGGCGGTGGTGGTAATCCCAGCCGATTTTGGGGCGCAATCGGTATCCGCTTCAAAAAATCTACAACTAATTTCCGATCCCGGCAATGCGCAGTCAAATTCGATTGTAAGCGGATTTTTGAATCAGTTCCTAACTACCCTCAATTTTCAATCGCAAGGAATCAAACCGATCTATGGCATTGATCAACAAAACACCAGCACCAATACATTTAATTACTTCGACTTTGTGCTGGTTGGATTGATTGGAATGGCATTAATGAACAGCTCGGTTCAGGGCGTGGCAATTTCGATGGCGCAATACAGAGACGATCAAATTTTGAAGCGAGTTACGACCACCCCGTTGCCATCGTGGAAATTTATTATCGCTCAGGTATTATCACGCTTAATTGTGAACGTTATCCAAGTTGGCTTAATTTTGGGAATCGGCGTCTACGCTTTCAACGGGCACATTTACGGCAATTTGGGTATGATTTTTGCACTAGCGATGCTTGGTGGGATTTTATTCCAGCTGCTCGGGTTCACCGTGGCAAGCTTAACTAAAACCACTCAAGCGGCAGAAGGCATGGCCACCGCGGTTACTATTCCAATGATGTTTTTAGCCGGTGTCTTTTTTCCGATCGATTCATTACCAAAATGGCTAAACAGCATTGTGCAGTATCTACCGTTAGCACCGTTATTAAGAATGATCCGAACGGCAGGTTTAGAAGCGGTTTCACCATTCGAAAATCCGATCAATATAGTGATTGTCTGTGGTTGGATTGTTATCCTATTGGCTATTTCATCTCTCAAATTCAAAATGAACCCGGAATAA
- a CDS encoding NUDIX domain-containing protein → MPNGPAAVGVVVARFQVPELTLGHQALIEFVESQVKQVLLVLGTSEAFATSRNPLSFAARREMVLASYPNVKVVSLADHPSDSVWSTNLDQLIKKMFPDQSVSLYGSRDSFLTTYSGTLPVVDFPALPCLSGTENRVALLDNPPTSPDFRKGIVYSQVARAGIPYATVDIAIVDENKGLVLLGGKPTDGDRYRFIGGFVDVNDESLERAAKREAYEETGGLEIDDLRYFGSAKVVDWRYQGTGDGILTSFFAATYIFGCAKAQDDIARVKWVPIKEVKQYLVPEHQILGSMLLKQHHLTR, encoded by the coding sequence ATGCCAAATGGTCCTGCAGCTGTGGGGGTAGTCGTTGCCCGATTTCAAGTGCCCGAGCTTACCCTCGGTCATCAAGCTCTGATTGAATTCGTAGAAAGCCAAGTCAAGCAAGTCTTGCTCGTACTCGGCACATCGGAAGCCTTTGCCACCAGCCGCAATCCCCTCAGCTTTGCCGCTAGACGGGAGATGGTTCTGGCATCGTACCCCAATGTCAAGGTGGTCAGTCTGGCTGATCACCCATCCGATTCCGTCTGGTCCACTAACCTGGATCAACTGATCAAAAAGATGTTCCCGGACCAGTCGGTTTCCCTCTACGGGTCGCGCGATTCCTTTCTAACCACCTACTCCGGCACCCTGCCTGTGGTTGACTTTCCCGCCTTACCTTGCCTGTCTGGAACCGAGAACCGTGTCGCCCTTCTAGACAACCCACCAACCAGCCCCGATTTCCGCAAGGGGATTGTCTACAGCCAAGTCGCCCGAGCCGGGATCCCCTACGCCACTGTTGATATAGCAATCGTCGATGAGAACAAGGGGCTCGTTCTCTTGGGTGGCAAGCCAACTGACGGAGACCGCTATCGTTTCATCGGCGGTTTCGTTGATGTTAACGATGAATCCCTGGAACGAGCCGCAAAACGCGAGGCTTACGAAGAAACCGGCGGTCTCGAGATAGACGATCTCCGCTACTTCGGATCAGCGAAGGTCGTTGATTGGCGCTACCAAGGAACCGGCGATGGAATCTTGACTAGCTTCTTCGCCGCAACCTACATTTTCGGTTGCGCAAAGGCCCAGGACGACATCGCACGAGTGAAATGGGTACCGATCAAGGAAGTCAAGCAGTACCTCGTCCCGGAACATCAGATTCTGGGCAGCATGCTCCTCAAACAGCACCATCTGACACGATAA
- a CDS encoding GDSL-type esterase/lipase family protein: protein MIKKILPTKRHFFWILVTVLLVISVLAEAPSYVNPKTALAYPDYPANSDKVLVAPYDTITTGAANWGCASGICSDTSTRDYITIGQKYRIRESGTVSRIRIYTVSTTGLAQFYVKIWRKDGATYDLVGASENLISSLSSGQYSTIDLASPIAGVQEGDYYGYQVILSTKGSFFYAKTSITGVTSYYHTNSAVATTDYNWEGSSEFLAGAVLPIEFYMQAPQVAFIGDSIIAGHPAHYSFLEATATTNIASTIESQFGVLTGYSYQNMGIGSQTTAQISARFAADIVALKPRAVVIEGGVNDIAGGVLKATFLANWTSMLDAAQAESSLDRIVVIKVLPWTNGTTTQMQTRDDWNASLTTLANNYSKAIVVDASSYVGQFRSGGDAGNLWDIQTAYNSDGVHYNTAGHGQIAQAIADIGFDSVAPVAFTPTSNPASWTSANSADISFSTTDAGSGVASYSIKLDSGAYTDSVSSPYTLNIAAVADGTHTVTVKAIDTAGNFREHTVSVYVDKSAPAGFTPVADPAATTNSDTISVSFSTSDAASDVANYKLKLDSGAYGSSITSPYTLDVSAVADGTHTVTIKATDNAGNIAEGVVSIYLDKTVAVLSGGSPSGTLDASTTSATLSVTTDSSSTCKYSTSAGTAYGVMTGSFTTSNGTSHTATVSGLADGNTYHYYVRCLDSAGNTNSSDYEISFSVDDSPAATPTPTSTPTSTPTTAATSTPTPTSTAEASSTPTATTSTTTNSTAATTRSTATPASTISASPSAAASPVASVSPTADTDSQFFDTQILMENGQKVIKTVKFKIVDADGKPISKLEVTIHSDPQTASTDEDGVVVYNNIPVGDHVLAFAYQGIGYEKSVAVADPAVNTGTYRAEIVVVKAAKDPLPLWAWIVYAFSACIIAILVYALFRLRRTRKLK from the coding sequence ATGATTAAAAAAATACTACCCACCAAGCGACATTTTTTCTGGATACTGGTTACCGTACTTCTTGTTATATCGGTTCTGGCTGAGGCGCCATCGTATGTGAATCCTAAAACCGCATTAGCCTATCCTGACTATCCCGCAAACTCTGACAAAGTATTAGTGGCTCCGTATGATACTATTACTACCGGTGCGGCTAACTGGGGATGTGCCTCAGGAATCTGCTCCGATACATCTACCCGTGATTATATTACCATCGGTCAAAAATATCGTATTAGGGAAAGCGGGACAGTTAGTCGCATTAGAATTTATACAGTTTCTACCACCGGACTGGCGCAGTTTTATGTGAAAATTTGGCGTAAAGATGGCGCTACATATGATTTGGTTGGAGCGAGTGAAAACTTGATTAGCAGTTTAAGCTCCGGGCAATATTCCACAATAGATTTAGCCTCACCAATTGCTGGTGTCCAAGAAGGGGATTATTACGGTTATCAAGTCATCCTTTCTACAAAAGGATCGTTTTTTTATGCCAAGACGTCAATTACTGGGGTAACTAGTTACTATCATACAAATTCAGCGGTCGCTACTACAGATTATAACTGGGAGGGGTCATCTGAGTTTTTGGCCGGTGCTGTTCTCCCCATTGAGTTTTATATGCAGGCGCCTCAGGTAGCTTTTATTGGTGATTCAATTATCGCCGGGCATCCGGCGCATTACAGTTTTCTTGAGGCTACCGCAACCACAAATATTGCGTCTACGATAGAGAGTCAGTTTGGCGTATTGACCGGCTATAGTTATCAAAACATGGGAATTGGCTCTCAAACTACAGCTCAAATTAGCGCCCGTTTCGCCGCTGACATAGTTGCTCTTAAACCGAGGGCAGTTGTGATTGAAGGTGGTGTAAACGATATCGCTGGCGGGGTTTTAAAGGCTACGTTTTTGGCTAATTGGACGTCTATGTTAGATGCAGCTCAAGCAGAATCTTCGCTTGATCGAATTGTTGTAATTAAAGTTTTACCTTGGACAAACGGAACAACCACTCAAATGCAAACTAGAGATGATTGGAATGCATCGCTCACAACATTAGCAAACAACTATTCTAAGGCAATTGTTGTTGATGCCTCATCGTATGTTGGGCAATTCAGAAGTGGCGGTGATGCGGGCAATTTATGGGACATCCAAACTGCGTATAATTCAGATGGTGTTCATTATAACACTGCCGGCCACGGTCAGATTGCTCAGGCAATTGCCGACATTGGGTTTGACTCTGTTGCACCAGTGGCGTTTACTCCTACATCTAATCCGGCGTCGTGGACATCTGCTAATTCGGCTGATATCTCATTTTCTACCACAGACGCGGGCAGCGGTGTGGCGAGCTATTCAATCAAGCTAGATAGCGGTGCCTACACCGATAGCGTTTCCAGCCCATACACGCTGAACATTGCGGCAGTGGCAGATGGCACTCACACCGTAACCGTTAAAGCGATTGATACGGCAGGTAACTTTAGGGAACATACCGTATCTGTTTATGTAGATAAATCTGCGCCGGCTGGTTTTACTCCGGTTGCAGATCCGGCGGCGACCACAAACAGTGACACCATTAGCGTGTCGTTTTCAACCAGTGATGCAGCCAGCGACGTTGCAAACTATAAGTTAAAATTAGACAGTGGAGCATATGGTAGTTCAATTACCAGCCCGTATACTCTAGATGTCTCTGCGGTTGCAGATGGTACCCACACGGTTACTATCAAGGCTACTGACAACGCTGGCAACATCGCCGAAGGCGTGGTGAGCATTTATCTAGATAAAACCGTTGCGGTTTTATCTGGCGGGTCTCCTTCCGGAACATTAGATGCGTCTACCACTTCGGCTACATTATCTGTGACCACTGATAGTTCATCAACGTGTAAATACTCCACCTCGGCAGGAACGGCGTACGGAGTGATGACAGGCAGTTTTACCACCTCTAATGGTACCTCTCATACCGCAACCGTATCTGGTTTAGCCGACGGCAATACATATCACTATTATGTCCGATGTTTAGACAGCGCTGGCAATACAAACAGTAGCGACTACGAAATAAGCTTTTCAGTTGATGATTCACCAGCCGCAACCCCTACCCCAACATCAACTCCTACTTCTACTCCTACCACCGCCGCGACATCAACACCAACTCCAACTTCTACCGCTGAGGCATCATCAACCCCAACGGCAACTACGTCAACCACTACAAATTCAACCGCGGCTACTACTCGATCAACAGCCACCCCGGCGTCTACCATATCTGCTTCTCCTTCCGCCGCCGCGTCACCGGTTGCCTCAGTTAGTCCAACAGCAGACACTGATTCACAGTTCTTTGACACCCAAATTCTAATGGAAAATGGTCAAAAAGTGATTAAAACAGTCAAATTTAAAATAGTGGATGCGGATGGCAAGCCCATTAGCAAACTAGAGGTTACAATTCACTCGGATCCTCAAACCGCCAGTACGGACGAAGATGGAGTGGTTGTTTATAATAACATTCCGGTCGGTGATCATGTATTAGCTTTCGCGTACCAAGGCATTGGCTATGAAAAAAGTGTTGCGGTTGCCGATCCGGCCGTAAACACGGGAACGTACCGCGCCGAAATCGTAGTTGTTAAAGCTGCTAAAGATCCATTGCCGCTGTGGGCATGGATTGTCTATGCTTTCTCTGCGTGTATTATTGCAATATTAGTTTACGCACTCTTTAGATTACGACGAACGCGCAAACTCAAATAA